The DNA sequence ATCAACTCCTGGATTATCAATCACTCCGATATAATATAAATTCTTAATCGTAATCTGTTGTTTTATCTCATTTGTTGTTCCATCCATTCCCACAGCTACAATTTTCAACTCATGTTTTCCATTTATAAATTTAGTTGTATCCATTGAATATTGATACGCTGCTTGATTGGCATTATATTGTGGATATGTATTTTGAACATCTGATCGTGTATATCTGGTAGCATTTCCTTGCTTCACTCCATCAACGTATACTTCAATTCGTTCAATCGCTCCTCCATATAAATACCAACCACTAATCATTATTGTCTCTTTCACATTCGAATCTTCAGTTGGAGTATCCAAGTGTCCGATATACGATAGATTACTTATTTTCCCAGGATTATTAAATGATTTTGATGAATCTCCAGTAAAAGCACTAATATTTGATTTAGAAATATATCCATTTGTAGAACTCCATGTATATTGCGAACTAAATGACGGCTTATTATTTAAAATTGGAGTATCTGTTTTTATTGCATAGAATCCATTACTCTCGCCAATAATTAATACTGGATAGTTTTTAATTTTATAGTTACTTTTTTTATTTTTGGTTTGATATAACGTTGATGATGATGTATTAGCAGATGATTTAATATCAACAATAATGTCTGATGTCTTAATACCTATCGTGTAGTAGTTGTAATCCTTTAATCCGCTAGCACTGTCAAATCGATAATACCATCCTGCAATTTTTTCACCCCAGAATGGATCGGATGCATATTTAACATTCATCCCACTACCTTTATTCCCAACATGAGAACCAAAGTAACGATAATCATCGATCGGATCCGTATAACCCCACGATAAATAGCGATCAGCGTGATAATTAATTCCTGCTTCAATACTTGGGAAACTTGTTCCATTTCCATATGGGTTATTATCCGTGGCATTCATACCAAATAAATTATTTTTTTTGATACTTAGGCTACTTTTTCCCCATTCACTTTCGTGAATTCCCATCGCATACTGTAAGGCACCATTAATTCCATACTTATCCTGAACCGCATAGAAATACTGACCAGTATTTACTAGCTTTCCAGCGGCACCGCCATTTGCGTTAGTATACGTATCGAAAGTGTTAGAAATGTAATTTGATTTTGATCGGATTGGGAGATACTGATAGTAGTTATAAAACGGATTACTTTGGTTCACAGCACCCGTTCCATCAACACGGATATTTTGCCAATTCGTATAAAAGTATACCCCATCGTAACTATAGTACTTCACACCTGAAGACATCCAGCTTGGTGCTTTTCCTACCGTCACTTTTGAGTAATTTCCTGCTACCTTAACATTACTTGTTAAATAATGAAATAAAGTACCATTTTCATTAGCATAATACGAAGGTGATTGAACAGTCGCAGTCGAATATAATTCAATACTTTTTGCATTTGAATCATTATATTTATCTAAGTACTGATCAGAATAATTTAATTCCGGTACATTTAAATTCGTCTGTGCTTCTTCTACTGAAGACTTAGCTGTTGAGCCGGCTGGCACATAGTATGCCACTGTCTCAATTTTGTAATCAACATACTTTCCATCACCATTTAAATCCAGACTAAACGTATGCGTCTGTGATTTTGGAACTTTTCCTTCATATCCAGAAAGATAAATATGATAATAATTCGTATCTTCTCCAAGATATAAAGCATCATCAACATAGCATGAATTCACATACGTCCCATGCTGCGTCGAACCATTTAAAGGATATAAATTATGATTTGGTCGGCATTGTAATGCCTTCATAATTTCAGACGTAGTCTTTCCTTCTTGAGTTTGTCCCTCTGGAACGACTTGCCATAATTGAACAAGCCCTGTTCCTGTAGCACGCTCCTCAGCAAATAAACTGATTTCTTCAATTGAGCCTTCAATAAGTTCAGTGCCCTCTACTGATACATCATTTGAATCCTCATCTGGTTGTACTACATTATCTTCCTCTAGTTGCTTATCAACATTATTGTTGACTTCAATCGTACTCTCTTCTTGATCCTGTCCAGACGTCTCTTCCTCTACGTCTACTTCAGGGTCATTTTCTTCGAAATTCATCGTTTTGTCATTCGAATCAGACTCCTGACTTGGATCCAGCGTCGCCTGATTATTATCTAACGAATTTTCTTGGTCATCACGTTGAGCTTGTGATGACAAGTCTAGCTCTGCTGAACTATTATCAGGTAACATCGCACTTACAATCGTTGCATACCCACCCAAATGATTAAATAATAAACAGGCAGCTAAGATCCCCTTTAACAGAATCAACTTATTCTGCCTCTTACCCATTCATCCAATCTCCTTTATCAAAATTGACATAGTCAATATAATTATAAAATATAACCTAAGATTTGTCATCAAAACTCTACATAATCTCTATTTTTCTATAACTTCATACATAAGAAATAGTATTTTTTGTCTATGCGTAAAAAATTGGACTGCTTCTATAGTCAATCTATGTTGTTAGTAGTTAATGATTTTAAGTTTCATACAATTAATATAGTTTTCCCTCTTTTTCTCTCTAGAAAAAAAGCAACACAGAGTTAACGACTATCTTAAAACAAATACGCTATATCCTCTCATGATAAAGAGTGTCGTACTGTTTAAAATATGAGTCATTAATTAAAGTGTTGCTAGCATTTCTATTAAAAGAAATTATTCTCCACTCATCAATAGTTGGATGATCATTGCAATTAACAAAAGGCTTGTCGTACCAATTCCAGTGAGTGTATATTTTTGTTCAAGTGGTATGATACGTTTTGGCTTTTTAGGTTTTTTCTTTTTCCTTGGTTTAAGTTCAATCTCTAATTCTTCTGCATTTTCCTCTTCTTCTTGTTGATGCTTTTGCTCATAAAAATATAAAGCTAAGTCCATAGCTAAGTGGTATCTTTTACGTGAAAAATTCTTTTTTAAATCGTTTAATAAATTAGGATACATTCCTTCATCCCAGTGAGTCAATGTATAATCTAACATTTCAGTATTATGCTTTTGAAAAACGAGTGAATCTCCTAATACAAGATGATAACAGTCGTTTAGAAAATCTTTATCATCTGCGTTTTCTTGCAAGTTATCAAGTAATAATTCACGAACCTTTAAAATATTTCGTTTCTTTAGACAGCTAACCATTTCTTCAAATCGAGCTTCTTTTTGTTCTGTCGTCATCCTTACTCCCCCTTCCACAAATAACTCCTTATCACATTATATTCATAGAAAGTTCGACAATATGACAAAAACAACTCCTCTGTTAGATATCATCTCTGAACAGGACGAGAATCATCTCACCTTTGTCCATCATCAAGTAAAAATGATAGTCCTTATTAAGGATAACTAGATACTATTAATGTGCAAAAATACTTCCAATTAATTTCCAGTAAAAAAAGAAAAAACATTAACTCAATCCCGTGTATAATTTAGTCTCCTACAACAAATCAACAAGGGGGATTAAGTTAATGTTCATAGAAGGTATTTTATCAGATGACAATTCAATTTTCAAGTTTTTACGTGGATTAGACCTAGATCTATTTCTGTCAAAACCACAATTTAATCATTTAACAGCTTTTCTTAATCATATGACACGAGAATCTTATGATGGAAAAATTTCAAATGTAAAACATAGACATCGCACCTCTTTAGGTCGTTTTCTAAACAAAAGCCAATGGGAATGTGATGCCATTTCTACACACCTTCAATCATACATAACCTCGTATATCTATAATCGTTCACAAAGCACTGGGCAACCCGTCTATGTGTCTATTGATGATATGACCTGCGTCAAGACTAAACCTTCGTCACAGGCCAGTCATCCAATTCAAGGATGCGGGTGGCACTTTTCGCACGTCGCTAAACGACAAGTCTACGGACACCAATTTGTAGCAGTTGTTCTTTCTTGTGATGGAATCACCCTCCCTTATCAACTGATTCCGTATGAAAAAGATAAAGCAAGTAAAATTGAATTAGTTCAACAAATCCTAAAGACTTTGCCTACTCCACCTCTAAAAGGCTATTTTCTTGCCGATAGTTGGTATACCTGTACCTCATTATTAACACTGGCACATGATGAAGGGTTTGCCTATCTTGGAGCTGTTAAAACGAACCGTGTTATTTTCCCTAAAGGTCACCGTCCTAAAGGGATTCAACTTAAAGTATTCGCTCACCAACTGAACTTAAAAGATTTAGACCTAGTGACCGTCGGATCGACTCAATATTATACCTACACCTATGAGGGGAGGATTAAGGGTGGTGAACTCGTTAAGATTATTTTAAGTTGGCCTAAAAAGACAGTTTTTAATGAGAAGACATTACGTTGTTTTATTAGTCAAGATAATCAATTATCCGCGAAACAGATTCTCAAACACTACACTAAGCGATGGCCAATCGAAACATTTTTCCGTGATACCAAACAAAGCTTTGGATTGGCGAACTATCAGATTCGCACCTTAAAAGGAATTAGACGTTTAATGTTACTCATCCAATTGGTCTATCTTTATATTCATCAAAAGAAAACAAATCATCAATCGTTTGGTGAAACATTACGTATGCATCAAATCGAATGTTATCGAGATGTTATTAAATTCGTGCACGATCAAACACGTCATGGTATGAACCTGTCCTCAATTTTTGAGACGTTGAAAGTAGCTTAGGATAAGTGAAAATTCTTGTATTGAAAAAATTTTCCTAAAAAATGTACATTAATAGTAGATAAATAAATTCAAAAAGCAAGTTATCATTAGGACAACTTGCTTTTGGTTATTTTAATAAAAAAATAGTCATTATGAAATCAACTGTACCAAAAAGAAAAAATAACATCGGAATAAAACATAAGGTCCTTAACTTTGACTTTAAAAGATTAGGTGTAATTGAATATCTAATCATGTAAAGTAAAAACTCAATAGCAATTAAGGTTTGAAAAAATAAAAGAGATTGCTTTATTAGTACTGGACCGACTAAATGAAGAACAACCATCTTAACAATTTGAATCGATACGACTGAAATAATGCCTAAAAAAATCTTCCCAACCTCGTACGTCCAATCCCGATCCCTTATCATTAAACGATAGAAAAATGTACAAATATAAGATGCTGTTAACAGTACAGGCACATATAAAAACGTGTGATATCCTATTGCAATCATTTCTAACAATTCCATCATTACCTTTTCCCTTTCCATCAAGTAAACATATATTGAATCATTTATAAATATGCTCTAGAAACTCTTATATTCAAAACTTAAAAAGGAAGTAGTCTAGCTGATTACTTCCTTTTTTGTTGATGAACGGTTTTGTCATACTTGCCTATCACGCTACTAATAGTATATGCGTGGCTGTCTTTTATCATTCATCTTTCACTTTGTAAATAATCATTCTTTATTAGTTTTCATCCATCGATTCATTTGGATAATCAACGTTGGAATGAACCCTAAAAGATAAATGATTCCTAATTGATTCAGTGTAATGTCTGTCACCATGAAGAGTGAGTTTAACTGTGGTAACAATAAAATTGAGTTTAATAAGATAAACCCAACAACAAAGGCTCCAATACTATACATATTTGAGAACAATCCAATATTAAAGATAAATTCTTTACTACGACAATTGAACCCATGGAATAGGCGAGATAAACAAAGCGTCGCAAACGCTAAAGTCGCTGCTAATCCATGACTTTCTTCAAGTCCAATAAAGTATGCAATCATCGTCACAATTGCAATTAGTACCCCTTCTGTTGCAATTCTTTTCATTGTTATTGTATCTAAAATCGATTCACGAGCATCACGCGGTTTTTCCTGTAATAAGTTTCGTGTTGATTTTTCCATCCCGATTGCAATCGCTGGTAAACTATCGGTCACTAAATTGATGAATAGTAAGTGCACGGAATAAAACGGCACAGGTAACATAAAAATCGAAGCAAAGAGCACACATAAAATTCCTGAAAAATTTCCTGATAATAAATAGGTGATCGTATTTTTAATATTCGCATAGACATTACGTCCGGTCATGACGGCCTTCACAATTGTGGCGAAGTTATCATCCGTTAAAATCATCGAAGCTGCATCTTTTGAAACTTCCGTTCCCGTAATTCCCATCGCAATTCCGATATCCGCACTTTTTAATGCTGGCGCATCGTTTACGCCATCCCCTGTCATAGCAACGATATGTCCTAAGTCTTGCCATGCCTTAACGATACGAATTTTATGGGCTGGTGCGACACGCGCATAGACCGAAATATGAGGTAATTTTTGTTTTAACTGTTCATCTGATAATTGATCCAGTTCATTGCCATCTAAAACGAAATCGCCATCTTCATAAATCCCAATTTGCGCTGCGATACTTTTCGCTGTTACTTTATGATCTCCTGTAATCATGATCGGCTTGATTCCGGCCTGCTTACAATCTGCGACTGCCTCTGCGCTCTCAATTCGAGGTGGATCCATCAATGAGATGAGTCCTAATAATACTAAGTCATGCTCGTCGTTCATCTCCAACTCGTCTTTATCGACTTTCTTATAGGCGAATCCTAAGACGCGCAACCCTTGCTTTGCAAACTGTTGGTTGATTTCTTGATAGACTTGTTGGTCAGTACTTGAAAGTGGACGAATGCCATCAACAGTAAAGACTTGATGACAACGCGCCAACAATTCATCAGGAGCCCCTTTGATGAGCATAGTAGATTGACCGTCAATCATTTGGAGCGTACTCATTAACTTGCGCTGTGAATCGAAAGGTAACTCACTTAAACGGTTATATTTGTTACGAAGATCCATCTCATCTATTTGATATTTTTCTAATAAATCAACGAGTGCTAACTCGGTTGGATCTCCAATACGCTGCTGGGTGGTCGTCGTTGAATCATTACATAATCCACAAGCAAGCATCAATAATCGATCCGGATCTTGATTTGGATGAAGTTGATCCCAATTAATTAATTCATCACTAATATATAGTTGCTGGGCCACCATTTTGTTTTGTGTTAAGGTCCCCGTTTTATCACTGCAAACAACCGATACAGATCCTAAACTTTCGACACTATTTAAATTTTTAATAATAGCATTTTCTTTCGCCATCTTTTGTGTTCCGATCGCTAAGACGATGGTCACAATCGAAGCTAACGCTTCTGGAATCGCTGCAACTGCTAATGCGACTGCAAACATCATCGCATCAATCGTTGATGCGCCTTGAATCATATTTAAAATAAAGACAATAATACAAACCCCAATAATCACAAATGATAAACGACGACTAAAGGCATCTAAATTTCGTTGCAGAGGTGTTTTACGGGCTTCTGTTTCATTCATTAACGTTGCAATTTTCCCAATCTCAGTTTCCATCCCAATATTGGTGACCACAGCGACTCCACGTCCATAAGTGACTAATCCACTTGAGAAGACCATATTTGTTTGATCCCCAAGGGCACAATTCTCAGTTAAAATCGGCTCAATCCCTTTATCGACACTCACTGCTTCCCCGGTTAACGCACTTTCATTCACTTGTAAGCTATATGCTTCTAATAGTCGTGCATCCGCGCTCACAACATCTCCCGCTTCAAGTAAAACAATATCCCCAACGGTTAGCTCAGTTGATGGAATCTCTTGTTTCTCCCCCTGACGAATGACTT is a window from the Turicibacter bilis genome containing:
- a CDS encoding IS701 family transposase — protein: MFIEGILSDDNSIFKFLRGLDLDLFLSKPQFNHLTAFLNHMTRESYDGKISNVKHRHRTSLGRFLNKSQWECDAISTHLQSYITSYIYNRSQSTGQPVYVSIDDMTCVKTKPSSQASHPIQGCGWHFSHVAKRQVYGHQFVAVVLSCDGITLPYQLIPYEKDKASKIELVQQILKTLPTPPLKGYFLADSWYTCTSLLTLAHDEGFAYLGAVKTNRVIFPKGHRPKGIQLKVFAHQLNLKDLDLVTVGSTQYYTYTYEGRIKGGELVKIILSWPKKTVFNEKTLRCFISQDNQLSAKQILKHYTKRWPIETFFRDTKQSFGLANYQIRTLKGIRRLMLLIQLVYLYIHQKKTNHQSFGETLRMHQIECYRDVIKFVHDQTRHGMNLSSIFETLKVA
- a CDS encoding cation-translocating P-type ATPase codes for the protein MAHFYQSSRDEVLKELKTSEQGLTPEEVSKRQEQYGLNALLEEKEATIFQIFIDQFKDLLVFILIAAAIISMLSDNVESALVILAVITLNAILGTVQTVKAKKSLQSLKALSTPHAKVIRQGEKQEIPSTELTVGDIVLLEAGDVVSADARLLEAYSLQVNESALTGEAVSVDKGIEPILTENCALGDQTNMVFSSGLVTYGRGVAVVTNIGMETEIGKIATLMNETEARKTPLQRNLDAFSRRLSFVIIGVCIIVFILNMIQGASTIDAMMFAVALAVAAIPEALASIVTIVLAIGTQKMAKENAIIKNLNSVESLGSVSVVCSDKTGTLTQNKMVAQQLYISDELINWDQLHPNQDPDRLLMLACGLCNDSTTTTQQRIGDPTELALVDLLEKYQIDEMDLRNKYNRLSELPFDSQRKLMSTLQMIDGQSTMLIKGAPDELLARCHQVFTVDGIRPLSSTDQQVYQEINQQFAKQGLRVLGFAYKKVDKDELEMNDEHDLVLLGLISLMDPPRIESAEAVADCKQAGIKPIMITGDHKVTAKSIAAQIGIYEDGDFVLDGNELDQLSDEQLKQKLPHISVYARVAPAHKIRIVKAWQDLGHIVAMTGDGVNDAPALKSADIGIAMGITGTEVSKDAASMILTDDNFATIVKAVMTGRNVYANIKNTITYLLSGNFSGILCVLFASIFMLPVPFYSVHLLFINLVTDSLPAIAIGMEKSTRNLLQEKPRDARESILDTITMKRIATEGVLIAIVTMIAYFIGLEESHGLAATLAFATLCLSRLFHGFNCRSKEFIFNIGLFSNMYSIGAFVVGFILLNSILLLPQLNSLFMVTDITLNQLGIIYLLGFIPTLIIQMNRWMKTNKE
- a CDS encoding Ig-like domain-containing protein, translating into MGKRQNKLILLKGILAACLLFNHLGGYATIVSAMLPDNSSAELDLSSQAQRDDQENSLDNNQATLDPSQESDSNDKTMNFEENDPEVDVEEETSGQDQEESTIEVNNNVDKQLEEDNVVQPDEDSNDVSVEGTELIEGSIEEISLFAEERATGTGLVQLWQVVPEGQTQEGKTTSEIMKALQCRPNHNLYPLNGSTQHGTYVNSCYVDDALYLGEDTNYYHIYLSGYEGKVPKSQTHTFSLDLNGDGKYVDYKIETVAYYVPAGSTAKSSVEEAQTNLNVPELNYSDQYLDKYNDSNAKSIELYSTATVQSPSYYANENGTLFHYLTSNVKVAGNYSKVTVGKAPSWMSSGVKYYSYDGVYFYTNWQNIRVDGTGAVNQSNPFYNYYQYLPIRSKSNYISNTFDTYTNANGGAAGKLVNTGQYFYAVQDKYGINGALQYAMGIHESEWGKSSLSIKKNNLFGMNATDNNPYGNGTSFPSIEAGINYHADRYLSWGYTDPIDDYRYFGSHVGNKGSGMNVKYASDPFWGEKIAGWYYRFDSASGLKDYNYYTIGIKTSDIIVDIKSSANTSSSTLYQTKNKKSNYKIKNYPVLIIGESNGFYAIKTDTPILNNKPSFSSQYTWSSTNGYISKSNISAFTGDSSKSFNNPGKISNLSYIGHLDTPTEDSNVKETIMISGWYLYGGAIERIEVYVDGVKQGNATRYTRSDVQNTYPQYNANQAAYQYSMDTTKFINGKHELKIVAVGMDGTTNEIKQQITIKNLYYIGVIDNPGVDCTVRGITTVNGWYLYGGAIERIEVYVDGVKQGNATRYTRPDVQNAYPQYNTNQAAYQYELDTSKFTNGNHELKIVAVGADGTTNELKRNIVVDNLPYLGVIDNPVVNGTVRGTTTVNGWYLYGGAIERIEVYVDGMKQGNATRYTRSDVQNAYPQYNANQAAYQYELDTSKFTNGNHELKIVAVGANGTTNELKRNIVVDNFPYLGVIDNPVVNGTVRGTTTVNGWYLYGGAIERIEVYVDGVKQGNATRYTRPDVQNAYPQYNANQAAYQYELDTSKFTNGNHELKIVAVGANGTTNELKRNIVVDNFPYLGVIDNPVVNGTVRGTTTVNGWYLYGGAIERIEVYVDGVKQGNATRYTRPDVQNAYPQYNANQAAYQYELDTSKFTNGNHELKIVAVGANGTTNELKRNIVVDNLPYLGVIDNPVVNGTVRGTTTVNGWYLYGGAIERIEVYVDGMKQGNATRYTRSDVQNAYPKYNATDAAYQYTLDTTKFTNGNHELKVVAIGANGTKNELAQTIIINN